CCGCACTCGACTCGGCGGCGCATCCGTGGCCGGAGCCGGTACGTGACCGAGTAGCGGTCAACTGCACGGTTCCCGCGGTCGATGCCGACCGCGCGCGGGCGATCGCCGGAGGCGACCACGGCTGTCGTACCGCGAAGGTGAAGGTCGCCGAGCCGGGCCAGACGCTCTCCGACGACATCGCCCGTGTCGAGGCCGTACGCGACGCGCTGGGTCCGGACGCACGAATCCGAGTGGATGCCAACGGCGCTTGGGATGTCGACGATGCAGTCATCGCGATCCGCGCGCTCGACCGGGCCGCCGCAGGGCTCGAGTACGTCGAGCAGCCGACTGCCGCGGTGGAAGACCTCGCTGCCGTACGCAAGCGGGTCGATGTGCCGATCGCGGCCGACGAGTCGATCCGGCGCGCGAGCGATCCGATGCGGGTGAAGCAGCTCGGCGCTGCAGACGTGGCGGTGCTCAAAGTCCAGCCACTAGGGGGAGCGCGCGCCTGCCTGCGCATCGCCAACGACATCGGCCTGCCCGTCGTCGTCTCCAGTGCGCTCGAGACGTCGATCGGCATCGCTGCCGGAGTCGCCCTCGCCGCAGCGCTTCCGGAACTGCCGTACGCATGCGGCCTCGCCACCACCAGGCTGCTGACGGCCGACGTCGTCGATGACCCACTCACGCCGATCGACGGTGCCTTGCCGGTCGTACGCCCCGAGCCGAAGCCAGACCTCGCCGACGTACGCGCCGATGACGAGACGGCCAAGCGTTGGGCCGCGCGCCTCGCAGACGTAGGGGCCCGCCGCTGACGCGACGGGCCCCTCGATTCGGTCTACGACCGGGTGACTACTTCTGCCAGCCGATGTCCTCGGCGTGCGGGAGCATGAACCCGGCGAGGCCGGCGCCGCTGGTGCCGGAGTAGTTCGCGAGATCCTTCTTCGCGGCATCCATCTTCGGGCCCGCGTACAGCGGGAACATCCCGACCATGGCCAGCGCCTCCTTCTCGCCCTCGTTCATTGCGGCGATCGCGTCGGCGGAGTCCTCGTGAGTCGGCGCCTCCTTCAGCAGCTTGTCGATCTCCGGCGTGCCCACGCCCGAGTAGTTGCTCTCGGACTTGCTGCACATGAGCTGGCAGGCCCACACGTAGCCGTACGGGTCCGTGCTCGACCAGCCCATCTTGATGACGTCGTAGTCGCCATCGGTGAGTGCCTTGGAGAAGTCTGCGGCCGGCCGGTTGTCGATGTTCATCTTCAGGCCGATCTCCTTGGCCATCTGCTGCTGTGCACGGGCCGTCGCCTCGGCAACGGGATCATCGCCGAAGTTGACGTACGTGAACTCCGCGACCTCGCCGTCCTTCTCGCGGAACCCGTCGTCGCCTTCGGTCCAGCCGGCGTCGTCGAGGACCTTCTTGGCTGCCTCGGGATCGTACTTACCGAGATCACCAAGGTTGTCCTCGTAGCCGTCCTGCCAGGGGAAGATGTTCGCCGAGTTGGGAGGCTCCTCTTCCCAGTCGAGGCCCTGGAAGGCGATCTCGATCAACTGCTCGCGATCGGTGCCCATCACGAATGCCTCGCGCGCCTCCTGGTCCTTGAACAGCGCGCTGTCCTGACCGAAGCTGTAGACAGCCGTCGACTTGTCGTAGTTGCGCCGGATCACGGCACCGTCGACATCGCGCACCTGCTCGAGAGCGTCACCGCTGTCGATCTCGACGTCGTCGATCTGGCCGTTCCGGAAGGCGCTGACCGCAGCGCTCGGCTCCATCTGGTTGTACGTGACGGTGTCCAGCTTCGGCTCCGGGCCCCACCACTTCGGGTTCGGCTTGAGCGTGAGCGTGTCCTTGGACAGGTTGTCGACCACGTACGGACCCGCCAGCAGGTCGTTGTCGATGTTGTTGATCCAGCCGCTCTTGTAGTACTCCGGATCCTCGTTCTTCGGGTGCAGCAGCTGCGGGAAGACCAGCTCGTAGGGGTACGAGGGGGTCTTCCAGGTCACGAGAACCTCGTTGTCCTTGTCGCCCTTTTTCACGCTCTTGATCGTGTCGTAGCCGACCGTCGACGCGGGGTTGTACCGGCTGTCGCCGCTGTTGGTGATCCAGGTCGTCTTGAACGAGCGCCAGTCGATCGGCGTGCCGTCGTTCCACTTCGCGTCCGGGTTGACGGTGTACTTGACCGTCTGCGGATCATCGCTGATCTGCTCTACGTCCTCGAGGAAGTTCGGGTTGGGCGATGGGTTGCCCTTCTCGTCGTAGTCCCAGAGTGACGGCTGGGTCCACATCATGATCTCCGACCCCGAAACGCTGTTGCCGTCGACGTTGAAGCCGTTGAAGTTCGGACCGAGGTTGTCGATCGGAAGAGTGAGTGTGCCGCCGTCCTTGACGTTGTCGCGCGACTGCGGGTTGTTGTACGCGACGCCCTGCTCCGGCATCGGCAGCGGACTCGAGTTCACGGGCACGCCCTCGGCCGACAGTTTGTCGACCTTCTGCGTGTCCTCATCATCGCCCCCGCCGCACGCGGCGACAGCCAGCAACGCGGCGGTGCTGACCACCGCGAGCGTCTGCTTCATCCTCATGAACCCTCCTGGGTTTGTTGTGTCTCTGCGTCGAATTCTTCGACTCTCATCTCGGGAAGTGGCACGCACGTAATTGGTCGACCACCCCCTCGCCGAGCAGTCCGGGATCGTCCGTCTCACAGCGGCTGCGATCCTCCTCGGGGAGCTCGCGATAGACGGGGCACCGCGTGCGGAACCGGCAGCCTTCGAGGTGCTGGGTCGCGCTGGGCAGGTCGCCGGTGAGCAACGTACGTTCACGTTCGCGCTCGACCTTCGGGTCGGGAATGGGCACGGCCGAGAGCAGGGCGGCGGTGTAGGGATGCCGCGGGTGGGTGAAGACCTGCTCGATCTCCCCGACCTCGACGACCCGACCGAGGTACATCACCGCGACCCGGTCTGCGATGTGGCGTACGACCGACAGATCATGCGCGACGAACAGGTACGAAAGCCCGAGCTTGGCCTGCAGGTCTTCCAGCAGGTTCATCACGCCGGCCTGGATCGACACGTCGAGCGCCGAGACGGGCTCATCGAGCACGATGAGCTCCGGCTCCACGGCGAGAGCCCGGCCGATGCCGATGCGCTGACGCTGACCGCCGGAGAACTGCTCGGGGAAGCGGTCGACGTGATCCGGGTTGAGCCCGACGAGCTCCATCAGGTCGCCGATGCGGTCGTTGATCCGCTTGCGATTCCAGCCCTGGGCGCGCAACGGCTCGGCCAGGATGTCGTACACCGTCATCCGCGGGTCGAGTGATGCCATCGGGTCCTGGAACACGATCTGCAGGTCACCGCGCAGCTTATGCCGCTCGGACCGGCCCTTCACGGCACCGACGTCGGTGCCCATCACGACGATGCGGCCGTTCTCCGGTGCCTTGAGCTGCATGATCTCCAGCAGCGTGGTCGACTTGCCGCAGCCGGACTCGCCGACGAGCGCGAGCGTTTCTCCGCGCTTGATATCGAAGGTGACCCCGTCGACGGCGCGTACGGTGCCGGCCTTGCGACGGAGCATGCCGCTCGTCAGCGTGAAGTACTTCTTCAGATCCTCGACCTCGAGCACGCTCTCGAGCTCGGACCGAGGCGCGTCGCCGACGACCGACTCGGGTGCCTCCGGTACGGGGAACACATCGGTGGGCGTCAACCCGCGAGCGACGAACTCGCCGGCACGTACGCACGCGACGACGTGGTCCTCTGGCTCCTGATGTGCCAGCAGTGGAGGCTCCTCGGTGCGGCAACGATCCTCGACCATCGGGCAGCGCGGCGCGAACGGGCACCCCGGAGGAAGATCGACGAGCGCGGGCGGATTGCCCTCGATCGGTACGAGGCGCTCGGCCTTGCCCTGGTCGGGTCGCGGCACCGCGCCCAGGAGCCCCATCGTGTAAGGCATCTGCGGCCGGTAGAAGATGTCGTCGACCGTGCCGCGCTCGACCGGGCGGCCGGCGTACATGATGAGCACGTCGTCGGCCATCCCGGCTACGACGCCGAGGTCGTGAGTGATCATCACGACCGCGGCCCCGGTTTCCCGCTGTGCGGTCTTGAGTACGTCGAGAATCTGCGCCTGGATGGTGACGTCGAGCGCAGTCGTCGGTTCGTCGGCGATGATCACCTTCGGGTCGTTCGCCATGGCGATGGCGATCATCACCCGCTGTCGCATACCGCCGGAGAACTCGTGCGGGTACGACTTCAACCGCTCGTCGGGCCGAGGGATGCCGACCAGATCGAGGAGCTCGATGGAGCGCTCTCGTACTTGGGCGCGGGTGAGGTCCTGGTGGACGTCGAGCGCCTCGGCGATCTGCTCGCCGATGGTGAACACCGGCGTCAACGCGGAGAGCGGATCCTGGAAGATCATCGCGATATCTCTGCCGCGGATGCCCGACAGCTCCGCGTCGTCGAGGCCGACCAACTCGCGGTCGCCCAACATGATCGATCCGCGTACGGCGGCGGTGGTCGGAAGCAAACCCATGATGGCAAGGGAAGTGACCGACTTGCCGGATCCGGACTCACCCGCGATCGCGAGAGTACGCCCGGGCCGCAGGTCGTACGAGACTCCGCGGACGGCCTGCACCTTGCCGGCCTCACTGGCGAAGTCGACCTGCAGGTCACGCACGCTGAGCACGGTGCCGTCGGGTGCTCCGAACGTCGGAGCGGAGCTCAGTGGCTCGGCGGTCATGCCTTACCTCCCGATTCGGACGACGGGTCGAGTGCATCGCGCAGGCCGTCGCCGATCATGGTCATCGCGAAGCACAGCGCGACGAGTAGCCCGGCGGGGATGAGGAACATCCAGGGTGCCGTGTCGAGGGTCTTGGACCCGTTGTCGATCAGCACACCGAGCGAGGTGTCGGGCGGGTTGATACCGAACCCGACGAACGAGAGCGCCGTCTCGAGCTCGACGGCGTACACGACCCCGAGCACGGTGTGAATGATCAGGATCGAGCCCAGGTTGGGGATCAGATGCCGCCGTAGGATCGTGAACGAGCCGACGCCCATGAACTTGGCGGCCGAAACGTACTCACGCTCTCGCAGCGACAGCGCGACCGAGCGGATCACTCGGGCGTATCCGACCCAGCCGAGCAGCATCAGCGCGAGGGTCAGCCAGAGCCAGCCGTTGGTGCCGGACGCGCTCGAGGTCACGATCGCGATGACCAGGAAGGCGGGGATCACGAGCAACATGTCGAGGATCCAGGTGCCCACCTTCTCGATCCAGCCGCCGAAGTACGCAACGGCAGTGCCGACCAGGGCGGCGATGACGGTGATGCCGATCGAGGCGATGAAGCCGATCATCAGCGAACGGCCGAGACCGCGGATGGACAGCGCAAACAGGTCGCCGCCGGCGTTGTCGGTGCCGAACCAATGATCCCCCGACGGGGCTTCCTTGAGGGCCAGGAAGTCGAGCTCTTCGTACTCGTACTTGGCGAACATCGGTCCGATCAGCGTGAACGCGACGAGCAGCAATACGATGAACAATCCGACGACGGCGGACTTGTTGCGCATGTAGCGGCGTACGAGCAGGCGACCCTTGGACGTGCGTTGGATCGCGACGCGCTCGTCGGCCTCGACTGTGGTGACGGTGGGGGTAGTCATCGCGTACCTCCTTCTAGATCCGTATCCGCGGGTCGAGCATCGCAATCGCCAGATCGGCGAGGATCAGCCCGACGCAGGTCGCGACACCGCCGAGGAACGCGACGGCGACGGTGCCGTTGATGTCGTTCTTGCTCAGCGTGTCGATGAAGTAGTAGCCGGCGCCGTTGATGGAGAAGATCTTCTCGACGAACACCGACCCGGTGACGATCGTCGTGATGCTCAATGCGACGCCCATCGCCGTCGGGATGAGCGAGGTACGCAGCGCGTGGCGACGGATGGCGACGTTCTTGCGGAGACCCTTCGCTCGCGCAGTACGTACGTAGTCGTCGTTGATGGTATCGAGCAGATACGTGCGTTGGGTGAAGTGGTACGAGACGTACCCGGCGAGAGTGAGGGTCAGCGTCGGTAGCGCGATGTAGCGGAAGAAGTCGACGAAGCCGCCTTCGATCGGCCCGGTGACGTACAACGGGTTCATCCCGGTGGACTCGTGGAACCGCAGGTAGGCGAGCTGGATGAGCAGCCCGATCACGAACGTCGGGGTGACGAGGACGAGCACGCTGACCGCGTTCGCGGTGCGGTCGACCGCGCTGTACTTG
The sequence above is drawn from the Nocardioidaceae bacterium SCSIO 66511 genome and encodes:
- a CDS encoding ABC transporter permease codes for the protein MTTPTVTTVEADERVAIQRTSKGRLLVRRYMRNKSAVVGLFIVLLLVAFTLIGPMFAKYEYEELDFLALKEAPSGDHWFGTDNAGGDLFALSIRGLGRSLMIGFIASIGITVIAALVGTAVAYFGGWIEKVGTWILDMLLVIPAFLVIAIVTSSASGTNGWLWLTLALMLLGWVGYARVIRSVALSLREREYVSAAKFMGVGSFTILRRHLIPNLGSILIIHTVLGVVYAVELETALSFVGFGINPPDTSLGVLIDNGSKTLDTAPWMFLIPAGLLVALCFAMTMIGDGLRDALDPSSESGGKA
- a CDS encoding ABC transporter permease, which produces MVSYLAMLFVATSATYFLASWFLDPRSNYLAMRPQPSDTSIDNSLNYANINDKTSIFERYGTWVKDIVLHLDFGKSPQGEPINEVLWHRALISLELVTIATILAIVIGISIGVATAIRKYSAVDRTANAVSVLVLVTPTFVIGLLIQLAYLRFHESTGMNPLYVTGPIEGGFVDFFRYIALPTLTLTLAGYVSYHFTQRTYLLDTINDDYVRTARAKGLRKNVAIRRHALRTSLIPTAMGVALSITTIVTGSVFVEKIFSINGAGYYFIDTLSKNDINGTVAVAFLGGVATCVGLILADLAIAMLDPRIRI
- a CDS encoding o-succinylbenzoate synthase, with the translated sequence MFTYSIPMRTRFRGITNRDGMLLRGEAGWAEFSPFWDYDASQSRPWLDAALDSAAHPWPEPVRDRVAVNCTVPAVDADRARAIAGGDHGCRTAKVKVAEPGQTLSDDIARVEAVRDALGPDARIRVDANGAWDVDDAVIAIRALDRAAAGLEYVEQPTAAVEDLAAVRKRVDVPIAADESIRRASDPMRVKQLGAADVAVLKVQPLGGARACLRIANDIGLPVVVSSALETSIGIAAGVALAAALPELPYACGLATTRLLTADVVDDPLTPIDGALPVVRPEPKPDLADVRADDETAKRWAARLADVGARR
- a CDS encoding ABC transporter ATP-binding protein, whose amino-acid sequence is MTAEPLSSAPTFGAPDGTVLSVRDLQVDFASEAGKVQAVRGVSYDLRPGRTLAIAGESGSGKSVTSLAIMGLLPTTAAVRGSIMLGDRELVGLDDAELSGIRGRDIAMIFQDPLSALTPVFTIGEQIAEALDVHQDLTRAQVRERSIELLDLVGIPRPDERLKSYPHEFSGGMRQRVMIAIAMANDPKVIIADEPTTALDVTIQAQILDVLKTAQRETGAAVVMITHDLGVVAGMADDVLIMYAGRPVERGTVDDIFYRPQMPYTMGLLGAVPRPDQGKAERLVPIEGNPPALVDLPPGCPFAPRCPMVEDRCRTEEPPLLAHQEPEDHVVACVRAGEFVARGLTPTDVFPVPEAPESVVGDAPRSELESVLEVEDLKKYFTLTSGMLRRKAGTVRAVDGVTFDIKRGETLALVGESGCGKSTTLLEIMQLKAPENGRIVVMGTDVGAVKGRSERHKLRGDLQIVFQDPMASLDPRMTVYDILAEPLRAQGWNRKRINDRIGDLMELVGLNPDHVDRFPEQFSGGQRQRIGIGRALAVEPELIVLDEPVSALDVSIQAGVMNLLEDLQAKLGLSYLFVAHDLSVVRHIADRVAVMYLGRVVEVGEIEQVFTHPRHPYTAALLSAVPIPDPKVERERERTLLTGDLPSATQHLEGCRFRTRCPVYRELPEEDRSRCETDDPGLLGEGVVDQLRACHFPR
- a CDS encoding ABC transporter family substrate-binding protein produces the protein MRMKQTLAVVSTAALLAVAACGGGDDEDTQKVDKLSAEGVPVNSSPLPMPEQGVAYNNPQSRDNVKDGGTLTLPIDNLGPNFNGFNVDGNSVSGSEIMMWTQPSLWDYDEKGNPSPNPNFLEDVEQISDDPQTVKYTVNPDAKWNDGTPIDWRSFKTTWITNSGDSRYNPASTVGYDTIKSVKKGDKDNEVLVTWKTPSYPYELVFPQLLHPKNEDPEYYKSGWINNIDNDLLAGPYVVDNLSKDTLTLKPNPKWWGPEPKLDTVTYNQMEPSAAVSAFRNGQIDDVEIDSGDALEQVRDVDGAVIRRNYDKSTAVYSFGQDSALFKDQEAREAFVMGTDREQLIEIAFQGLDWEEEPPNSANIFPWQDGYEDNLGDLGKYDPEAAKKVLDDAGWTEGDDGFREKDGEVAEFTYVNFGDDPVAEATARAQQQMAKEIGLKMNIDNRPAADFSKALTDGDYDVIKMGWSSTDPYGYVWACQLMCSKSESNYSGVGTPEIDKLLKEAPTHEDSADAIAAMNEGEKEALAMVGMFPLYAGPKMDAAKKDLANYSGTSGAGLAGFMLPHAEDIGWQK